Proteins from a single region of Amycolatopsis sp. CA-230715:
- the ctaD gene encoding aa3-type cytochrome oxidase subunit I, with translation MTETRHPEPILANRHAEPMRFRKGSLLLKLVRTTDHKQIGLLYLTTSLGFFVVGGAMALLMRGELARPGLQFLSQEQYNQLFTMHGTIMLLLYATPNLFGFANFVLPLQIGSPDVAFPRLNAFSYWLYLFGGLLVLSSFVTPAGAPDFGWTAYTPLSDAVHSPGIGADLWVMGLIISGLGTILGAVNMITTILCLRGPGVTMWRMPIFTWNILFTSVLVLAAFPILTAALFGLAADRHLGAHVFDPANGGAILWQHLFWFFGHPEVYIVALPYFGIVTEIIPVFSRKPLFGYRLMVWATAGITALSFVVWAHHMFATGAVLLPFFSLATFLIAVPTGIKFFNWIGTMWRGTLTFETPMLWAVGFLVTFLLGGLTGVLLAAPALDFHVHDTYFVVAHFHYVLFGTIVFATFAGIYFWFPKMTGRMLDEAWGKWHFWTTFLGFHLTFLVQHWLGAEGMPRRYADYLSSDGFTVLNTVSTIGSFVLGASFLPFAYNVVRSYRYGDRVTVDDPWGYGNSLEWATTCPPPRHNFTELPRVRSERPAFALHHPEMADRMAREGEITFLGKEKRSSAETEDQSSS, from the coding sequence ATGACCGAGACACGACACCCCGAGCCGATACTGGCGAACCGGCACGCCGAGCCGATGCGGTTCCGGAAGGGATCGCTGCTGCTGAAGCTGGTGCGCACCACCGACCACAAGCAGATCGGCCTGCTGTACCTGACCACTTCGCTGGGCTTCTTCGTGGTCGGGGGCGCGATGGCGCTGCTCATGCGCGGCGAGCTGGCCAGGCCGGGGCTCCAGTTCCTGTCGCAGGAGCAGTACAACCAGCTGTTCACCATGCACGGCACGATCATGCTGCTGCTCTACGCCACCCCGAACCTGTTCGGGTTCGCCAACTTCGTGCTGCCGCTGCAGATCGGTTCGCCGGACGTCGCGTTCCCCCGGCTGAACGCGTTCTCGTACTGGCTCTACCTGTTCGGCGGCCTGCTCGTGCTCAGCTCGTTCGTCACCCCGGCCGGCGCGCCGGACTTCGGCTGGACCGCCTACACCCCGCTTTCGGACGCGGTGCACTCGCCGGGTATCGGCGCCGACCTGTGGGTGATGGGCCTGATCATCTCCGGGCTCGGCACGATCCTCGGCGCGGTCAACATGATCACCACGATCCTCTGCCTGCGCGGGCCCGGCGTCACGATGTGGCGGATGCCGATCTTCACCTGGAACATCCTGTTCACCAGCGTGCTGGTGCTGGCCGCGTTCCCGATCCTGACCGCCGCGCTGTTCGGGCTCGCCGCGGACCGGCACCTCGGCGCGCACGTGTTCGACCCCGCCAACGGCGGCGCGATCCTGTGGCAGCACCTGTTCTGGTTCTTCGGCCACCCCGAGGTCTACATCGTGGCGCTGCCGTACTTCGGCATCGTCACCGAGATCATCCCGGTGTTCAGCCGCAAACCGCTGTTCGGCTACCGCCTGATGGTGTGGGCCACGGCGGGCATCACCGCGTTGTCGTTCGTGGTGTGGGCGCACCACATGTTCGCGACCGGCGCGGTGCTGCTGCCGTTCTTCTCCTTGGCCACTTTCCTGATCGCGGTGCCGACCGGGATCAAGTTCTTCAACTGGATCGGCACCATGTGGCGCGGCACGCTGACCTTCGAAACGCCGATGCTGTGGGCGGTCGGGTTCCTCGTCACCTTCCTGCTCGGCGGCCTCACCGGGGTCCTGCTCGCCGCGCCCGCGCTCGACTTCCACGTGCACGACACGTACTTCGTGGTGGCGCACTTCCACTACGTGCTGTTCGGCACGATCGTGTTCGCCACCTTCGCCGGGATCTACTTCTGGTTCCCGAAGATGACCGGCAGGATGCTCGACGAGGCGTGGGGCAAGTGGCACTTCTGGACCACGTTCCTCGGTTTCCACCTGACGTTCCTGGTGCAGCATTGGCTCGGCGCCGAGGGCATGCCCCGCCGGTACGCGGATTACCTGTCCAGCGACGGGTTCACCGTGCTCAACACCGTTTCGACGATCGGATCGTTCGTACTCGGCGCGTCGTTCCTGCCCTTCGCCTACAACGTGGTGCGCAGTTACCGGTACGGCGACCGCGTGACGGTCGACGACCCGTGGGGCTACGGGAACTCGCTGGAGTGGGCGACGACCTGCCCGCCACCGCGGCACAACTTCACCGAACTGCCGAGGGTCCGCTCGGAGCGGCCCGCGTTCGCGCTGCACCACCCGGAGATGGCGGACCGGATGGCGCGGGAAGGGGAAATCACCTTCCTCGGTAAGGAAAAGCGGTCCTCGGCCGAAACCGAGGACCAGTCGTCATCGTGA
- a CDS encoding STAS domain-containing protein — translation MAPRPPLELLRIVSKPAGDGVAEIALTGEIDLSTTPQLDASLNEAFSPPKPKLVLLDMSGVQFLASAGMASLLRARDQARCDGVLLRLCALQQPVRRSLSLIGLDHELVIRESVEVARQDWVGEVS, via the coding sequence ATGGCACCACGCCCCCCTCTCGAGCTGTTGCGGATCGTGTCCAAGCCCGCTGGTGACGGCGTGGCGGAGATCGCTCTGACGGGTGAGATCGACCTGTCGACCACACCCCAGCTCGATGCTTCCCTCAACGAGGCTTTCAGCCCGCCCAAGCCGAAGCTCGTCTTGCTGGACATGAGCGGTGTCCAGTTCCTGGCCAGCGCGGGCATGGCCAGCCTGCTGCGCGCGCGGGACCAGGCGCGGTGCGACGGCGTGCTGCTTCGCCTCTGCGCGCTGCAGCAGCCGGTGCGCCGCTCGCTCTCGCTCATCGGCCTCGACCACGAACTCGTCATCCGCGAGTCCGTGGAGGTCGCCAGGCAGGACTGGGTCGGCGAGGTCAGCTGA
- a CDS encoding NAD(P)/FAD-dependent oxidoreductase, which produces MAATSTDTRFVVIGSGPAALSAARAYREAGGEDEVRMLTADGELPYARPPLSKEFLRGEADDGELPLEDRSFYRRQRIDVTLDDPVTAWDTGARTVTTASGETVSYSRCLLATGAEPKRPPLPGAEHADVRTLRSAGSARELRAAARGRRSALVVGAGFIGCEAAVSLSRLGPQVTVVCPEPVPQHDRLGAAAGAEILRWLKSEGVSVLTGTKLLGIEAGHRVRTDLVPVLDADLILLATGISPRAALAEKAGLAVEQGRVVTDERLRTGVDGVYAAGDVALARNAAARRRLPVEHWGEAETMGEIAGANAAGEDRTWRNAPGFWSVIGDRVLKYAAWGDGFDEARMTRHDDDSSFTVWYGQNGVTVGVLTHEADEDYEKGAGMVETGAPVP; this is translated from the coding sequence ATGGCAGCCACCAGTACCGACACCCGCTTCGTCGTCATCGGCAGTGGCCCCGCCGCGTTGTCGGCGGCGCGCGCGTACCGGGAAGCAGGCGGGGAGGACGAAGTCCGCATGCTCACCGCCGACGGGGAACTCCCCTACGCGCGGCCTCCCCTCTCGAAGGAATTCCTGCGCGGCGAAGCGGATGACGGGGAACTCCCGCTCGAAGATCGTTCCTTCTACCGGCGGCAGCGGATCGACGTCACGCTGGACGATCCCGTCACGGCGTGGGACACCGGCGCCCGGACCGTCACGACCGCGTCCGGGGAAACCGTGTCCTACAGCCGATGTCTGCTCGCGACCGGTGCCGAACCGAAACGGCCGCCCTTGCCTGGCGCGGAACACGCGGACGTACGCACCCTTCGTTCCGCCGGAAGCGCGCGGGAGCTACGCGCGGCCGCCCGTGGTCGCCGCAGCGCGCTCGTCGTCGGGGCCGGGTTCATCGGCTGCGAAGCGGCGGTGTCCCTGAGCAGGCTCGGGCCGCAGGTCACCGTGGTGTGCCCGGAACCGGTGCCGCAGCACGACCGGCTCGGCGCCGCGGCGGGCGCGGAAATCCTTCGCTGGCTCAAATCCGAAGGGGTCAGCGTGCTGACGGGGACGAAGTTGCTCGGCATCGAGGCGGGGCACCGGGTGCGCACCGATCTCGTGCCGGTGCTGGACGCCGACCTGATCCTGCTGGCCACCGGGATCTCCCCGCGGGCCGCGCTCGCGGAGAAGGCGGGACTCGCCGTCGAGCAAGGCCGCGTCGTCACCGACGAGCGGCTGCGCACCGGCGTCGACGGGGTGTACGCGGCCGGGGACGTCGCTCTCGCGCGCAATGCGGCCGCGAGGCGGCGCCTTCCCGTCGAGCACTGGGGCGAAGCCGAAACCATGGGCGAAATCGCGGGCGCCAATGCCGCGGGCGAGGACCGGACGTGGCGGAACGCACCCGGTTTCTGGTCCGTGATCGGGGATCGCGTGCTCAAGTACGCGGCGTGGGGTGACGGTTTCGACGAAGCGAGGATGACCCGGCACGACGACGACTCGTCGTTCACGGTCTGGTACGGGCAGAACGGAGTGACCGTCGGCGTCCTCACCCACGAAGCCGACGAGGACTACGAAAAGGGCGCGGGAATGGTGGAAACCGGCGCGCCCGTGCCGTGA
- the mbp1 gene encoding microaggregate-binding protein 1, with protein MTDRRDTSAEGFKGAVEDIKGKVKETAGTFAGNDSMEREGKAQQEKATAQQKIAEKEADAERARAKADEREARERREQ; from the coding sequence ATGACTGACCGCAGGGACACGTCCGCCGAAGGCTTCAAGGGCGCCGTCGAGGACATCAAGGGCAAGGTCAAGGAGACCGCGGGCACGTTCGCCGGAAACGACTCCATGGAGCGGGAAGGCAAGGCGCAGCAGGAAAAGGCCACCGCGCAGCAGAAGATCGCCGAAAAGGAAGCCGACGCGGAACGCGCCAGGGCCAAGGCGGACGAGCGCGAGGCTCGCGAACGCCGGGAACAGTAG
- a CDS encoding acyl-CoA dehydrogenase family protein: protein MTSLLETPAVAAELRRLAADGALDLPLPGGGRTAERWSALAGLGGRDLALARLAEGHTDALAVLAEAGRRPVPGALYGVWAAKSSGTGARLENGLLSGTVRFCSGAHLLDRALVAAGDRLVEVDLARDGITRDDESWQAIGMAASDSADVTFHGLAVAPGEIVGAPAWYVARPGFAHGGCGVAAVWLGGCDGVVGYVTAFLRARDHVDDHQVAHLGAMHAGTRAAEALLRQAAGAIDEGTDPDPPRTAATCRAAVERVATDVLDRAPKVTGPTPLCRDRDFAQRLADLLVYVRQHHAERDLAALGRTVLNGAKR from the coding sequence GTGACCAGTCTGCTCGAAACCCCGGCCGTGGCGGCCGAACTCCGGCGGCTGGCCGCCGACGGCGCGCTCGACCTCCCGCTGCCCGGCGGCGGGCGCACGGCCGAGCGCTGGTCCGCGCTGGCCGGGCTCGGCGGCCGCGATCTCGCGCTGGCCCGGCTCGCCGAAGGGCACACCGACGCGCTCGCCGTGCTCGCCGAGGCCGGACGGCGGCCCGTGCCCGGCGCGCTCTACGGCGTCTGGGCGGCGAAGTCGAGTGGCACCGGCGCGCGGCTCGAAAACGGCCTGCTGTCGGGCACGGTCCGGTTCTGCTCCGGTGCCCATCTGCTCGACCGCGCACTGGTCGCGGCGGGCGACCGGCTCGTCGAAGTGGACCTCGCGCGCGACGGCATCACCCGCGACGACGAGAGCTGGCAGGCGATCGGCATGGCCGCCTCCGACAGCGCCGACGTGACCTTCCACGGGCTCGCCGTCGCTCCGGGCGAGATCGTCGGTGCTCCCGCGTGGTACGTGGCCCGGCCCGGTTTCGCGCACGGCGGCTGCGGCGTGGCGGCCGTGTGGCTCGGCGGCTGCGACGGCGTCGTCGGCTACGTGACCGCCTTCTTGCGCGCCCGCGACCACGTCGACGACCACCAGGTGGCCCACCTCGGCGCGATGCACGCCGGGACGCGGGCCGCGGAGGCGTTGCTGCGGCAGGCGGCAGGCGCGATCGACGAGGGCACCGACCCCGACCCGCCGCGGACGGCCGCCACCTGCCGCGCCGCCGTCGAGCGGGTCGCGACCGACGTGCTCGACCGCGCACCGAAGGTCACCGGGCCCACCCCGCTGTGCCGCGACCGGGACTTCGCCCAGCGCCTCGCCGATCTCCTGGTCTACGTCCGCCAGCACCACGCCGAACGCGACCTCGCCGCGCTGGGGCGCACCGTCCTCAATGGAGCGAAGCGGTGA
- a CDS encoding bifunctional PIG-L family deacetylase/class I SAM-dependent methyltransferase, whose protein sequence is MTTTDRTWAETLAAQRLRPLNVSGIARVTLVAAHPDDETLGAGGLAQRLHAGGTEVALVVATDGEAAFPASGDRERRMLAATRREELRKSLAGQGLATVEPVWLGLPDSGLHRCPGALADALGDLLASSELCLAPWPGDPHPDHRATGLAVLRAAPETAQCWSYPIWMWHRYDPGDPGIPWQRCFSHALSDRERAAKATAIDAFASQTGPGPGGEDPILPPGVLDHFRGWHEIFFREPPRRSASHARFTELYRGSPDPWQVRSRWYERRKRALALAALPRERYGTALEPACGNGTFTRELAARCDRLRASDPVHSAAEAARRATTDLPHVEIGTAALPGALVAEEADLVVHSEILYYLDDDDLAETLDRTAGALRRDGHVLAVHWKPWAPEAPRDGADAHHRLLAHPAFEPLVAHDDEEFLLHVLRRR, encoded by the coding sequence GTGACCACAACGGACAGAACGTGGGCGGAAACCTTGGCCGCGCAGCGCCTTCGACCCTTGAACGTGAGCGGAATCGCGCGCGTGACGCTGGTCGCCGCGCATCCCGACGACGAGACCCTCGGCGCGGGCGGCCTCGCCCAGCGGCTGCACGCGGGCGGCACCGAGGTCGCGCTCGTCGTGGCGACGGACGGCGAGGCGGCGTTCCCGGCCTCCGGCGACCGGGAACGCCGGATGCTCGCCGCGACCCGTCGCGAAGAGCTGCGGAAATCGCTTGCCGGGCAAGGACTCGCGACCGTCGAGCCGGTGTGGCTCGGGTTGCCGGACTCGGGCCTGCACCGCTGCCCCGGCGCGCTCGCCGACGCACTGGGCGACCTGCTCGCGAGCAGCGAGCTGTGCCTGGCCCCGTGGCCTGGCGACCCGCACCCCGACCACCGCGCGACCGGGCTCGCCGTACTGCGCGCCGCGCCGGAAACCGCGCAGTGCTGGTCGTACCCGATCTGGATGTGGCACCGGTACGATCCCGGCGACCCCGGAATCCCTTGGCAACGCTGCTTTTCCCACGCACTGTCCGATCGGGAGCGTGCCGCGAAGGCCACCGCGATCGACGCGTTCGCCTCGCAGACCGGTCCCGGTCCCGGTGGCGAGGACCCGATCCTGCCGCCCGGGGTGCTCGACCACTTCCGGGGCTGGCACGAAATCTTCTTCCGCGAGCCGCCCCGCCGGTCGGCGTCCCACGCCCGCTTCACCGAGCTGTACCGCGGTTCGCCCGACCCGTGGCAGGTGCGGTCGCGCTGGTACGAACGGCGCAAGCGCGCGCTGGCGCTCGCCGCGCTGCCTCGGGAGCGCTACGGCACCGCGCTCGAACCGGCCTGCGGCAACGGCACCTTCACCAGGGAACTGGCCGCGCGCTGCGACCGCCTGCGCGCGTCCGATCCCGTGCACAGCGCCGCCGAGGCCGCGCGGAGGGCCACCACGGACCTGCCCCACGTCGAGATCGGGACCGCCGCGTTGCCGGGCGCGCTCGTCGCGGAGGAGGCGGATCTGGTGGTGCACAGCGAAATCCTGTACTACCTCGACGACGACGATCTCGCGGAGACCCTCGACCGCACCGCCGGAGCGCTGCGCCGCGACGGGCACGTGCTGGCCGTGCACTGGAAGCCGTGGGCGCCCGAAGCTCCCCGTGACGGTGCCGACGCGCACCACCGCCTGCTCGCGCACCCCGCCTTCGAGCCACTGGTCGCGCACGACGACGAGGAGTTCCTCCTGCACGTGCTGAGGCGCCGGTGA